One Pseudorhodoplanes sinuspersici DNA segment encodes these proteins:
- a CDS encoding xanthine dehydrogenase family protein molybdopterin-binding subunit gives MNSVTPIKSASWCGQSVERVEDAALLTGRGRFVDDLGVRPGTLHAAILRSPHAHATITAIRTDAARQMPGVVAILTGPDITANSASLPVGVRAPIECWPIAVDRVRYVGEPVAIAVAESRYLAEDALDLIEVDYETLPPVIDPLAALDNAGPILHAALGSNLVNERHFRYGDPEQAFAQAARKISVTIRYPRNSCTPIETYGIVAEYDPGEDAYDVLTNFMGPFSLHSVMARALKVPGNRFRLRTPPDSGGSFGVKQGVFPYVVLMGVAARLCGRPVKWIEDRLEHLAASVSATNRVTTLEAAVDAGGRIKALSYDQIEDVGAHIRAPEPATLYRMHGNLTGAYDIRHVAVRNRVVVTNKTPTGLNRGFGGPQVYFALERLVQQIAIELGLDPLDVIRKNLIPSGAFPYRTASGALLDSGDYVKAFDLALADGGFDELRKRQAQARAEGRLYGIGLTAAVEPSVSNMGYITTVLTPEERRKAGPKNGAQATATISLDPLGSVSVHVASAPAGQGHRTVLAQIVADAFGLKPSDIRVVAELDTARDAWSIASGNYSSRFAAAVGGAAHLAAGKIKAKLARTAAAQLNVPASEIEFAHGRIRARGNPDNAISFSRLAAASHWSPGLVPEENQALRETAFWTPPELTPPNEQDEINSSLCHGFIFDFCGVEIDRITGAVRIDKYVTMHDCGRILHPGMVEGQVTGGFAHAVGAALYEEFAYGPDGAFLTGTFADYLVPTATEVPSPVILHFETPSPFTPLGTKGVGEGNCMSTPVCLANAVADALGIDAVDLPLTPAKIAAFVHGEEKPQRHAKPAPATSAKAGGRALRGQGEARVAASPEAVWEMLLDANTLASIIPGAHGVQKLSDTHFKADVTLGVGPVTGRYKADIQLSDLVRPKSVTLAGVVTGALGDGRGTGRITLTPTDNGGTTLAYDYDAEIGGKVASIGGRLLDGAAKMVIRQFFTALARKTGGAPKRGFFARWFGGGA, from the coding sequence TTGAATTCAGTCACACCGATCAAGAGCGCCAGTTGGTGCGGACAATCAGTCGAGCGCGTGGAAGACGCCGCGCTGCTGACGGGACGCGGCCGTTTCGTCGATGATCTCGGCGTCAGGCCCGGCACGCTGCATGCCGCCATTCTGCGTTCGCCGCATGCGCATGCCACCATCACCGCCATTCGCACCGACGCCGCGCGGCAGATGCCGGGCGTCGTCGCGATCCTGACCGGGCCCGACATCACTGCCAATTCGGCAAGTCTTCCGGTCGGCGTGCGTGCGCCGATCGAATGCTGGCCGATCGCCGTCGATCGCGTGCGCTATGTCGGCGAGCCGGTCGCCATTGCCGTGGCCGAGAGCCGCTATCTCGCCGAAGACGCGCTCGATCTGATCGAGGTCGATTACGAAACGCTGCCGCCGGTGATCGATCCGCTTGCAGCGCTCGATAATGCCGGGCCCATCCTGCACGCCGCCTTGGGTTCGAACCTCGTCAACGAGCGCCATTTTCGCTACGGCGATCCGGAGCAAGCCTTTGCGCAAGCCGCGCGCAAGATCTCCGTCACGATCCGCTATCCGCGCAATTCCTGCACGCCGATCGAAACCTACGGCATCGTCGCCGAATACGATCCGGGCGAAGACGCGTATGACGTTCTCACCAACTTCATGGGGCCGTTCAGTCTGCACAGCGTAATGGCGCGCGCGCTGAAAGTGCCAGGCAACCGCTTCCGCCTGCGTACGCCGCCCGATTCCGGCGGCAGTTTCGGCGTCAAGCAAGGCGTCTTTCCTTACGTTGTGCTGATGGGCGTGGCTGCGCGTCTTTGCGGCCGGCCGGTGAAGTGGATCGAGGATCGGCTGGAGCATCTCGCCGCCTCCGTGTCCGCGACCAATCGCGTCACGACGCTGGAAGCCGCCGTCGACGCCGGAGGCCGCATAAAGGCGCTGTCCTACGACCAGATCGAGGATGTCGGCGCGCATATCCGCGCGCCCGAGCCGGCAACGCTCTATCGCATGCACGGCAATCTCACCGGTGCCTATGACATCCGCCATGTCGCGGTGCGCAACCGCGTGGTGGTCACCAACAAGACGCCGACCGGCCTCAATCGCGGCTTCGGCGGCCCGCAGGTTTATTTCGCGCTCGAGCGATTGGTGCAGCAGATCGCGATCGAGCTTGGTCTCGACCCGCTCGACGTGATCCGCAAAAATCTCATTCCGTCCGGCGCCTTCCCCTATCGCACGGCAAGTGGAGCGCTGCTGGACTCCGGCGATTACGTCAAAGCGTTCGATCTTGCGCTGGCCGATGGCGGTTTCGATGAACTGCGCAAGCGCCAGGCGCAAGCGCGTGCCGAAGGCCGTCTCTACGGCATCGGACTGACGGCCGCGGTCGAGCCCAGCGTCTCGAATATGGGCTACATCACCACGGTGCTGACGCCGGAAGAGCGGCGCAAGGCCGGGCCGAAGAATGGTGCGCAGGCGACAGCGACGATATCGCTCGATCCGCTCGGCTCGGTGTCGGTTCATGTCGCGTCCGCCCCCGCCGGTCAGGGCCATCGCACGGTCCTGGCGCAAATCGTTGCCGATGCATTCGGGCTGAAACCGTCCGACATCCGTGTCGTCGCCGAACTCGATACCGCACGCGATGCCTGGTCGATTGCCTCGGGCAATTATTCGAGCCGCTTTGCCGCCGCCGTCGGTGGCGCGGCGCATCTCGCCGCCGGCAAGATCAAGGCAAAGCTTGCGAGGACAGCGGCGGCGCAACTCAATGTGCCGGCCTCGGAGATCGAATTCGCGCACGGCCGCATCCGCGCGCGCGGCAATCCCGACAACGCGATTTCGTTCTCGCGCCTCGCAGCCGCAAGCCACTGGTCGCCCGGCCTCGTGCCGGAAGAAAACCAGGCGCTGCGCGAGACCGCCTTCTGGACGCCGCCGGAACTCACGCCGCCGAACGAGCAGGACGAAATCAACTCCTCGCTGTGTCACGGATTCATCTTCGACTTCTGTGGTGTCGAGATCGATCGCATCACGGGCGCGGTGCGGATCGACAAATACGTGACGATGCATGATTGCGGCCGCATTCTGCATCCGGGCATGGTCGAAGGCCAGGTCACCGGCGGCTTCGCGCATGCCGTCGGCGCCGCGTTGTACGAAGAGTTCGCCTACGGACCGGACGGCGCGTTCCTGACCGGCACCTTCGCCGATTATCTCGTGCCGACGGCGACGGAAGTGCCCTCGCCGGTCATCCTGCATTTTGAAACGCCGTCGCCGTTCACGCCGCTTGGCACCAAAGGGGTTGGTGAAGGCAATTGCATGAGCACGCCGGTCTGCCTTGCCAACGCGGTCGCGGACGCGCTCGGGATTGATGCCGTTGATCTACCGCTGACGCCGGCGAAGATTGCCGCCTTCGTGCATGGTGAGGAAAAGCCGCAACGCCATGCCAAGCCTGCTCCCGCGACATCTGCGAAAGCCGGAGGCCGCGCGCTGCGCGGTCAGGGCGAAGCGCGTGTTGCAGCGTCTCCCGAAGCCGTCTGGGAGATGCTGCTCGATGCGAACACGCTTGCCTCGATCATTCCCGGTGCGCATGGCGTTCAGAAACTCTCCGACACGCATTTCAAGGCCGATGTAACGCTCGGCGTCGGACCGGTTACCGGACGCTACAAGGCGGATATCCAATTGTCCGATCTGGTGCGGCCGAAATCGGTGACATTGGCCGGCGTTGTGACGGGAGCACTCGGCGACGGGCGCGGCACCGGCCGCATCACCCTGACGCCGACGGATAACGGCGGCACGACCCTCGCTTACGACTACGACGCCGAGATCGGCGGCAAGGTCGCGTCGATCGGCGGTCGTCTGCTCGACGGCGCAGCCAAGATGGTGATCCGGCAATTTTTTACGGCGCTGGCGCGGAAAACTGGCGGCGCGCCCAAGCGCGGTTTCTTCGCACGATGGTTCGGAGGCGGCGCATGA
- a CDS encoding FAD binding domain-containing protein: MKPARFDYLRATTLAEAHAALVEDGNDARIVAGGQTLMPMLSMRLARPKVLVDIMHLPELRKITSSNNTIRVGAAVRQAELLSWPELAKEQPLLAAALPWVGHPQTRSRGTVCGSAAHADPSAEIPLSLIALGGTVELSSRRKRRSVAAEDFFTGMMSTARDHDEMIEAVTFPTAKRGYGYAFSEFGRRHGDFAIVACAAVASDKETRLAIGGVADRPSTREFGTLEGSALDDALNDFAFDLDARDDLHATARYRRELVRRMGRATIEGARQCRV, encoded by the coding sequence ATGAAACCGGCCCGCTTCGACTATCTGCGCGCCACTACACTCGCCGAGGCACATGCTGCGCTCGTGGAAGACGGCAACGACGCCCGCATCGTCGCCGGCGGACAGACTCTCATGCCGATGCTGTCGATGCGGCTGGCGCGTCCCAAGGTCCTGGTCGACATCATGCATCTTCCCGAGCTGCGGAAGATTACCAGCAGCAACAACACCATTCGCGTCGGCGCCGCCGTGCGGCAGGCGGAACTGCTCAGTTGGCCGGAGCTTGCCAAAGAACAGCCTCTGCTTGCCGCCGCTCTGCCCTGGGTTGGCCATCCACAGACGCGCAGCCGCGGCACGGTCTGCGGCTCGGCCGCGCATGCCGACCCCAGCGCCGAAATCCCGCTCTCGCTGATCGCGCTCGGCGGCACCGTCGAACTGTCGTCCCGTCGCAAGCGGCGAAGCGTTGCCGCCGAAGATTTTTTCACCGGCATGATGTCGACCGCGCGTGATCATGACGAGATGATCGAGGCGGTCACCTTCCCCACGGCGAAGCGCGGTTACGGCTACGCGTTCAGTGAGTTCGGCCGCCGTCACGGCGATTTCGCGATTGTCGCTTGCGCCGCTGTTGCATCAGACAAGGAGACGCGGCTTGCGATTGGCGGCGTGGCCGACCGGCCGTCGACCCGTGAGTTCGGGACGCTCGAGGGCAGCGCTCTCGACGATGCGCTCAACGATTTCGCGTTCGATCTCGATGCGCGCGACGATCTGCATGCGACCGCGCGTTATCGCCGCGAGCTGGTGCGCCGGATGGGCCGCGCAACGATCGAGGGGGCCCGCCAATGCCGCGTCTGA
- a CDS encoding (2Fe-2S)-binding protein, whose translation MPRLSADARHRIRFTVNGRVMETEAEPRALLSDVLRHDLALTGTHVGCEHGVCGACTIQIDGVPARSCLTLAVQADGADVRTIEALAPAPGRLSVLQDSFRRHHALQCGFCTAGILMSLDSYLRKHPNPSEGELRDYLGGHLCRCTGYVPIVAAALDAAKRLQEEPARA comes from the coding sequence ATGCCGCGTCTGAGCGCCGATGCGCGTCATCGCATTCGCTTCACCGTCAATGGACGCGTGATGGAAACCGAGGCCGAACCGCGTGCCTTGCTCAGCGATGTCCTGCGCCACGATCTTGCGCTGACCGGAACGCATGTCGGTTGCGAACATGGTGTGTGTGGCGCCTGCACCATCCAGATCGATGGCGTGCCTGCGCGGTCGTGTCTCACGCTGGCTGTCCAGGCCGATGGCGCCGATGTTCGCACGATCGAAGCATTGGCGCCGGCTCCCGGCCGATTGTCCGTCTTGCAGGACTCGTTCCGTCGTCATCACGCCCTGCAATGCGGCTTCTGCACGGCGGGCATCCTGATGTCGCTCGACAGCTATCTCCGCAAACATCCCAACCCGTCCGAAGGCGAGTTGCGGGACTATCTCGGCGGGCATCTGTGCCGCTGCACCGGCTATGTCCCGATCGTTGCCGCGGCCCTCGACGCCGCGAAAAGACTGCAAGAGGAGCCCGCCCGTGCTTGA
- a CDS encoding AMP-binding protein produces the protein MLDLGNSFLGSVERKPDALAFVDGPVRLTYAQAYERISALVAGFDDLGLMPGDHLVTVLQNRYEAALLHWACQFAGIVITPLNWRAKADEIDFGIENSEAKAIVFEDVSADATRLSSEAQARKCIALDGAIPGETTFDSLIDRKARPVEPRVSADAWSIMLYTSGTTAKPKGVPRRQRAERAAALAHVAQNLYGTGECTLGVMPLYHTMGVRSLLAMSLINGTFVCLPRFDIATALKLIEQERVTNLYLVPTLYHDIIHDERFGTFDVSSVRKLGFAGAPMTDGLLKELTAIFKPELFVNHYGSSEVYTFTIDQNAPNKPGSAGRAGINQRIRVVKLGSGSPDDLADIDEEGEIIALLLGDESFEGYWRRPDANEKSIRKGWYFTGDTGYFDKDGDLFVTGRVDDMIITGGENVSPVEIESCLSLHPGVSEVAVVGLPDERWGKIVAAFIKRRGNVQDAELDQFCRTSGLANFKRPRRYIFVNDIPKSPVGKLLRRKLVAGEFETEEQSRTKGNAA, from the coding sequence GTGCTTGATCTTGGCAACAGTTTCCTGGGCAGCGTCGAGCGCAAGCCGGATGCGCTGGCCTTTGTCGATGGTCCGGTGCGCCTCACCTATGCGCAGGCCTATGAGCGCATCTCGGCGCTTGTCGCCGGCTTCGACGACCTCGGACTGATGCCCGGCGATCATCTCGTCACCGTGCTGCAGAACCGGTACGAAGCCGCCCTGCTTCACTGGGCCTGCCAGTTCGCCGGCATCGTCATCACGCCGTTGAACTGGCGCGCCAAGGCCGACGAGATCGATTTCGGCATCGAAAATTCGGAAGCCAAGGCGATCGTGTTCGAGGACGTGTCGGCGGACGCCACACGGCTATCGTCGGAAGCACAAGCCCGCAAGTGCATTGCGCTGGACGGCGCCATCCCTGGTGAAACGACATTCGACAGCCTTATCGACCGCAAGGCGAGACCGGTCGAACCGCGCGTCTCCGCCGATGCCTGGTCGATCATGCTCTACACATCCGGCACCACAGCCAAACCGAAGGGCGTGCCGCGCCGTCAGCGGGCCGAACGCGCGGCGGCTTTGGCTCACGTTGCACAAAATCTTTACGGAACGGGCGAATGCACGCTCGGCGTGATGCCGCTCTATCATACGATGGGCGTCCGCTCGCTCCTTGCGATGTCGCTCATCAACGGCACGTTCGTGTGCCTGCCGCGTTTCGATATTGCGACGGCGTTGAAGCTCATCGAACAGGAGCGCGTCACAAACCTCTATCTCGTACCGACGCTTTATCACGACATCATTCACGATGAACGCTTCGGCACGTTCGATGTCAGCTCGGTGCGCAAGCTCGGCTTTGCCGGCGCGCCGATGACCGATGGCCTGCTGAAAGAATTGACCGCCATCTTCAAGCCCGAGCTGTTCGTCAACCATTACGGCTCGTCCGAAGTATACACCTTCACGATCGACCAGAACGCACCGAACAAGCCCGGCTCTGCCGGACGCGCCGGCATCAACCAGCGCATCCGTGTTGTGAAGCTCGGGTCCGGCTCGCCGGACGACCTTGCCGATATCGACGAAGAAGGCGAGATCATCGCCCTGCTCCTTGGCGATGAGTCCTTCGAGGGCTATTGGCGCCGTCCTGACGCGAACGAAAAGTCGATCCGCAAAGGCTGGTACTTCACCGGCGATACCGGCTATTTCGACAAGGACGGCGATCTGTTCGTCACCGGCCGCGTCGACGACATGATCATCACCGGCGGCGAGAATGTCTCGCCGGTGGAGATCGAAAGCTGCCTGTCGTTGCATCCCGGTGTGTCCGAAGTCGCTGTCGTCGGCCTGCCCGACGAACGCTGGGGCAAGATCGTCGCCGCCTTCATCAAGCGTCGCGGCAACGTGCAGGACGCTGAGCTCGATCAGTTCTGCCGCACATCCGGCCTCGCCAATTTCAAGCGGCCGCGCCGCTACATCTTTGTCAACGACATCCCGAAATCGCCGGTCGGAAAACTTCTGCGCCGCAAGCTGGTCGCAGGCGAATTCGAGACCGAAGAGCAATCCCGCACAAAAGGCAATGCAGCATGA
- a CDS encoding enoyl-CoA hydratase/isomerase family protein produces the protein MTTKMTFTDPRLAALNGFRVELTPDKQRADIILDRPPLNVIEMAQRDQLRLVFEALDEDDRVRVIVLRGIGEHFSSGGNIKGFMEASPEHVSKLAWNIAAPARCSKPVIAANRGYCFGVGFEISLACDFRIVSETCFYALPEQKLGQIPGSGGSARLQKIVGITRTKDIVMRSKRIPGKQALDWGIATECVPDNKLEAATDALVDELLTFSPLAQRTAKKLLNDTEDSTLAIAIELEGHCYSRLRQSTDFKEGVEAFHGKRAAKFIGS, from the coding sequence ATGACGACCAAGATGACATTCACCGATCCGCGCCTGGCGGCGCTCAACGGCTTCCGGGTTGAGCTGACGCCGGACAAGCAGCGCGCGGATATCATCCTGGATCGCCCCCCGCTCAACGTCATCGAGATGGCGCAGCGCGATCAGTTGCGGCTGGTCTTCGAAGCGCTTGACGAGGACGACCGCGTGCGCGTGATCGTCTTGCGCGGCATCGGTGAGCATTTCTCCAGCGGCGGCAACATCAAGGGCTTCATGGAAGCCTCGCCCGAGCATGTCTCGAAGCTCGCCTGGAATATCGCAGCTCCTGCACGCTGTTCGAAGCCGGTGATCGCCGCCAACCGCGGCTATTGCTTCGGCGTCGGCTTCGAGATTTCGCTCGCCTGCGATTTCCGCATCGTTTCCGAAACATGTTTTTACGCCCTGCCCGAACAGAAGCTCGGCCAGATCCCGGGCTCCGGCGGCTCAGCCCGGTTGCAGAAGATCGTCGGCATCACCCGCACCAAGGACATCGTGATGCGCTCCAAGCGCATCCCCGGCAAGCAGGCGCTGGACTGGGGCATCGCCACAGAATGCGTGCCTGACAACAAGCTGGAAGCGGCGACCGACGCTCTCGTCGATGAATTGCTGACCTTCTCGCCGCTCGCACAACGCACCGCCAAGAAACTGCTCAACGACACCGAAGACTCGACGCTCGCCATCGCCATCGAGCTCGAGGGTCATTGCTACAGCCGCCTGCGGCAATCGACAGACTTTAAGGAAGGGGTGGAAGCGTTCCACGGCAAGCGCGCTGCGAAATTCATTGGAAGCTGA
- a CDS encoding ABC transporter substrate-binding protein, producing MRQIKTTALAALMSATALTTVYAADPIKIGVVTPLSGTYAGIGQQVKWGLELATKEVNAAGGIMGRPVELIFEDEEANPAVAVQKADKVFQVNKVDFLTGTVNSGSTLAVGQVAERAGKLMATTVSFADSITGDKCSPNVYRVNARAGQQSAALAVWMSKDKPKAKVFYLGPDYEMGRSTVAAFKQSAEKVGAQTGGEVFAPLDSKDYTQYFGQLRAARPQVLYTSVAGNDTVRLFTQLQEFGLLNNLTVVGASGTVTAQNIGAIGKAAEGFVTGVGYSAEIDTPENKKFVEAFKAANKIDPDLYGADSYGLIYAYKAAVEKAKSTDTDKVREAFKDLTWKTPQGEKTLRAGDHQAVQTMYVVRVNNGKFGIVGQVKGEDAIGADTCTRF from the coding sequence ATGAGACAGATCAAAACAACCGCCCTCGCCGCCCTGATGTCGGCAACGGCACTGACCACCGTTTACGCCGCCGATCCGATCAAGATCGGCGTCGTGACGCCGCTCAGCGGCACCTATGCCGGCATCGGCCAGCAGGTGAAATGGGGCCTCGAACTCGCAACGAAGGAAGTGAACGCTGCCGGCGGCATCATGGGCCGGCCGGTCGAACTGATCTTCGAAGACGAGGAAGCAAACCCCGCCGTTGCCGTGCAGAAGGCCGACAAGGTCTTTCAGGTCAACAAGGTCGACTTTCTCACCGGGACTGTGAACTCGGGCTCGACGCTTGCCGTCGGCCAGGTTGCCGAACGTGCCGGCAAGCTGATGGCGACAACCGTGTCGTTCGCCGATTCCATCACCGGCGACAAATGTTCGCCCAATGTCTATCGCGTCAATGCCCGCGCCGGTCAGCAATCGGCCGCCCTCGCCGTCTGGATGTCCAAGGACAAGCCGAAGGCGAAAGTGTTCTATCTCGGCCCGGATTATGAAATGGGCCGTTCGACCGTCGCCGCCTTCAAGCAGAGCGCCGAGAAGGTCGGCGCGCAGACTGGCGGCGAGGTTTTCGCCCCGCTCGATTCCAAGGACTACACGCAGTATTTCGGTCAGCTTCGCGCCGCCCGGCCGCAGGTGCTCTACACCTCGGTCGCCGGCAACGACACCGTGCGTCTGTTCACGCAATTGCAGGAATTCGGCCTCCTTAACAACCTGACCGTTGTCGGCGCCTCCGGCACGGTGACGGCGCAGAATATCGGCGCAATCGGCAAGGCGGCGGAAGGTTTCGTCACCGGCGTCGGCTATTCGGCCGAGATCGATACACCCGAGAACAAGAAGTTCGTCGAAGCCTTCAAGGCCGCGAACAAGATCGATCCCGATCTTTATGGCGCGGACTCCTACGGCTTGATCTACGCCTACAAGGCGGCCGTCGAAAAAGCCAAGAGCACCGACACCGACAAGGTCCGCGAAGCCTTCAAGGATCTGACGTGGAAGACGCCGCAAGGCGAAAAGACGCTGCGCGCTGGCGATCATCAGGCCGTGCAGACGATGTATGTCGTGCGTGTCAACAACGGCAAATTCGGCATCGTCGGTCAGGTGAAGGGCGAAGACGCTATCGGCGCCGACACCTGCACGCGCTTCTGA
- a CDS encoding branched-chain amino acid ABC transporter permease, whose protein sequence is MMAGAFDYFQFVLAPQIVIGLVLGVAVILVALGLTIIFGLLDVINMSHGEFYALGAFISVSLAALGVPFWLLLVLVPALMLPIGYAVERLLIQRVFHSPDRHVTTLLLTFGLALVLEDVFRLIWGPNPLRPETPIRGAIEVAGLFLPLYRVFMIGIGALIIIGTALIVYRTRIGAMVRAAAFDRNMAASLGVPVQLVYAGAFAFGVSLAGLAGVLLAPLYSVFPTMGRDFILMAFTVVIVGGMGSIAGAVVAGLFLTQVQAIASLYISPVWTDPIVFGIMVIMLMVRPQGLFGRLGHA, encoded by the coding sequence ATGATGGCCGGAGCATTCGACTACTTCCAGTTCGTTCTGGCTCCCCAGATCGTCATCGGCCTCGTGCTGGGTGTCGCTGTGATCCTGGTGGCGCTCGGGCTGACCATCATTTTCGGTCTGCTCGACGTGATCAACATGTCGCACGGCGAGTTCTACGCGCTCGGCGCCTTCATCAGCGTCTCGCTCGCAGCGCTCGGCGTGCCGTTCTGGCTGCTGCTGGTGCTTGTGCCGGCGCTGATGTTGCCGATCGGCTATGCGGTGGAGCGATTGCTGATCCAGCGGGTGTTTCATTCGCCGGATCGGCACGTCACGACATTGCTGCTGACCTTCGGCCTCGCTTTGGTGCTGGAAGATGTTTTCCGTCTGATCTGGGGCCCCAATCCGCTGCGGCCGGAAACGCCGATCCGCGGCGCGATCGAAGTCGCCGGCCTGTTCCTGCCGCTCTATCGCGTCTTCATGATCGGCATCGGTGCGCTGATCATCATCGGCACGGCGCTGATCGTCTATCGTACACGCATTGGCGCAATGGTGCGCGCCGCCGCCTTCGACCGCAACATGGCGGCCTCGCTCGGCGTGCCGGTGCAACTGGTCTATGCTGGCGCTTTTGCCTTCGGCGTCTCGCTTGCGGGCCTCGCCGGCGTTCTGCTGGCGCCGCTCTATTCGGTCTTTCCGACCATGGGCCGCGATTTCATTTTGATGGCCTTCACCGTCGTCATTGTCGGCGGCATGGGCTCGATCGCCGGCGCCGTCGTCGCCGGCCTGTTCCTGACACAGGTTCAGGCGATCGCGTCTCTTTATATCTCGCCAGTCTGGACCGACCCGATCGTGTTCGGAATCATGGTGATCATGCTGATGGTGCGGCCGCAGGGCCTGTTCGGGCGGCTCGGCCATGCGTGA
- a CDS encoding branched-chain amino acid ABC transporter permease translates to MRDALTTSMRASHWLAALLVVFALITAAVGAAMNDTFYLRLATEALIFAGLALSVDILLGYTGLLSLGQALYFGLGAYISALTLMQVPSFWLALLVALASGLVLGLVGGFIALRVRGVYFALITFGMAQVIAKVIYNTRALGASDGMTGVPIIDVNLGITSISSASPAGFFLVVLAVTMVLYAIAAYLLDTPFGRLLIAIKANDRRVPFLGYKAPTLRLGSYVLAATIATVSGALYPMLRGFVSPELLFFSTSGNAVITVILGGVGTLVGALYGSILLTVLKSVIGSWTEHHLIIIGLLFMGAVIFFPQGLMGVIRPQVAKWLSYRWLSRGGKP, encoded by the coding sequence ATGCGTGATGCTCTCACCACATCGATGCGTGCGAGCCATTGGCTCGCCGCCCTGCTCGTCGTCTTCGCGCTGATCACCGCCGCGGTGGGCGCGGCGATGAACGACACCTTCTACCTGCGGCTCGCCACTGAGGCGCTGATCTTCGCCGGTCTTGCTTTATCGGTCGATATCCTTCTCGGCTATACCGGCCTCCTCTCGCTCGGACAGGCGCTGTATTTCGGACTCGGCGCTTACATCTCCGCATTGACGCTGATGCAGGTGCCGTCATTCTGGCTGGCCTTGCTGGTCGCTCTCGCGTCCGGACTGGTGCTGGGCCTCGTCGGCGGCTTCATCGCCTTGCGGGTGCGCGGTGTCTATTTCGCGCTGATCACCTTCGGCATGGCGCAGGTGATTGCCAAGGTCATCTATAATACCCGAGCGCTCGGCGCCTCCGACGGCATGACCGGCGTGCCGATCATCGATGTCAATCTCGGCATCACATCGATTTCAAGCGCATCGCCGGCCGGCTTCTTCCTCGTCGTGCTGGCGGTGACCATGGTGCTCTACGCCATCGCCGCCTATCTGCTCGATACGCCGTTCGGCCGGTTGCTGATCGCGATCAAGGCCAATGATCGCCGCGTGCCGTTCCTCGGATACAAGGCGCCAACACTGCGGCTCGGCTCCTATGTCCTCGCGGCGACCATCGCCACCGTGTCCGGCGCGCTATATCCGATGCTGCGCGGCTTCGTGTCGCCGGAACTGCTGTTCTTCTCAACCTCCGGCAATGCCGTCATCACCGTCATTCTGGGCGGCGTCGGCACACTGGTCGGTGCCCTCTATGGCAGCATCTTGCTGACGGTTCTGAAATCGGTGATCGGCAGCTGGACCGAACACCATCTGATCATCATCGGCCTTCTGTTCATGGGCGCTGTGATCTTCTTCCCGCAAGGCCTGATGGGCGTCATACGCCCGCAGGTCGCCAAGTGGCTTTCGTACAGGTGGCTATCGCGCGGAGGCAAACCATGA